The Cohnella abietis genome has a segment encoding these proteins:
- a CDS encoding DUF5050 domain-containing protein yields the protein MKRRNRLILLLLVTVLLIPQPSFAADSASTKLSKLMTELWLPITIKDGWIYYLPSVKDQTSLYRIHTDGTGKQKVNKPYYINRDKSIVELFEEGSFLDQLSKDNLTTIYDIVGEWVYYYRWPDDQGQQQSEFFFYRIKKDGTQETKLAALNDGKPLKDGGVLAIQDDWVYIQGFGRRNAKGVPLSDLYRISTKGGKVEKIITGYEEINLRAEPKSYKEIKFTAFYLSANEPLAIKNGYIYYINSSDNFYLYRSTLDGKSKKKMASMPVAGSLIIDSDIVYFNTINKQGKTSSLGDMYRVGVDGTNLRKLGDGRGAIVMVLNGWAYFQQGDLVNGSMSRIRIDGSGKKKLTDYPTLPLGAYGDYMRYVKYSKGSPAGDYRMKLDGSEKTLINR from the coding sequence TTGAAAAGACGAAATCGGCTTATTCTTTTGTTACTAGTAACTGTACTATTAATCCCACAACCTTCATTTGCGGCTGATAGCGCATCTACTAAGTTGTCCAAACTCATGACAGAGCTTTGGTTGCCCATTACTATTAAAGATGGTTGGATTTATTATTTGCCAAGTGTTAAGGACCAGACCAGTCTATATCGAATTCATACGGACGGTACTGGCAAACAGAAGGTAAATAAGCCTTATTATATCAATCGTGACAAAAGCATTGTCGAGTTGTTTGAAGAAGGTAGTTTTTTAGATCAACTATCGAAGGATAATTTAACGACAATATATGATATCGTTGGCGAATGGGTTTACTACTATCGATGGCCTGATGATCAGGGCCAGCAGCAATCGGAATTCTTCTTCTATCGAATAAAGAAGGATGGGACTCAAGAGACTAAATTGGCAGCCTTGAATGATGGAAAGCCACTTAAAGACGGTGGAGTTCTTGCTATACAAGACGACTGGGTGTACATTCAGGGTTTTGGTAGAAGAAATGCAAAAGGCGTACCTTTATCGGATCTTTACCGCATATCAACTAAAGGCGGAAAGGTTGAAAAAATTATTACGGGTTATGAAGAAATTAACCTCAGAGCAGAGCCTAAGAGTTATAAAGAAATCAAGTTCACGGCTTTTTACCTCAGCGCTAACGAGCCATTAGCGATAAAGAACGGATACATTTATTATATAAATTCATCCGATAATTTTTACCTTTACCGATCTACGTTGGACGGGAAAAGCAAGAAAAAAATGGCTTCCATGCCTGTTGCGGGTAGTCTTATCATCGATTCGGACATCGTTTATTTTAATACCATTAATAAACAAGGCAAGACCTCATCCTTAGGCGACATGTATCGTGTTGGAGTGGACGGTACGAATCTTCGCAAGCTCGGGGATGGCCGCGGAGCAATCGTGATGGTACTTAACGGCTGGGCATATTTTCAGCAAGGGGATTTAGTTAACGGGTCCATGTCAAGGATTCGCATAGACGGAAGCGGGAAGAAAAAACTTACAGATTATCCGACTTTACCGTTGGGAGCTTACGGTGACTATATGAGATATGTAAAATATTCAAAAGGTTCTCCTGCTGGGGACTACAGAATGAAGCTTGATGGTTCCGAGAAGACGCTGATCAATCGATAA
- a CDS encoding GNAT family N-acetyltransferase yields the protein MSFIRIERDQYHVVKGLLSGAESAFTPFPLSILEETIDGIVYVDNQDHPQCAAVMSSDFIGGRLIGDAVNKAFNEGFIATMKDHFFVDGSANDFRLFWSTASESWDEIIFRVFGYKVFCISRTQFEFDRHVFESLGLVENDEGMFRMDAAMLQSYEPLRREIEGLWGSIEKYLQHDVGWVAFSSDGQGIGLCHAAFIGGGLAELSIHVNKSARGQGFGFQLARNFIGDCLNRGVIPNWTCDTQNVPSFRMAQKLGFKENKKYNLFSSIYTPILHEPSRT from the coding sequence ATGTCTTTTATTCGCATTGAAAGAGATCAGTATCATGTTGTTAAGGGATTATTATCTGGGGCGGAATCGGCATTTACGCCCTTTCCACTCTCAATTTTAGAAGAAACGATTGATGGAATCGTTTATGTAGATAACCAAGATCATCCTCAGTGTGCCGCTGTAATGTCCAGCGATTTTATCGGGGGACGTTTGATTGGTGATGCTGTTAATAAAGCGTTTAACGAAGGATTTATTGCTACGATGAAAGATCATTTTTTCGTAGATGGTTCTGCCAATGACTTTAGATTATTCTGGTCAACCGCCTCCGAATCATGGGATGAAATCATTTTTCGCGTATTCGGTTACAAGGTTTTTTGTATTAGTAGGACACAATTTGAATTTGACCGTCATGTTTTCGAAAGTCTAGGACTAGTCGAAAATGACGAAGGCATGTTTAGAATGGATGCAGCGATGCTTCAGTCGTATGAACCACTACGTAGAGAGATAGAAGGTCTTTGGGGAAGTATAGAAAAATATCTACAGCATGATGTTGGATGGGTCGCTTTCTCATCAGATGGACAAGGGATAGGACTGTGTCATGCTGCATTTATTGGGGGCGGATTGGCAGAGCTCTCCATCCATGTGAATAAATCAGCGCGAGGTCAGGGTTTTGGCTTTCAACTTGCGAGAAATTTCATTGGGGATTGTTTGAATCGAGGTGTAATACCGAATTGGACTTGCGATACTCAGAACGTGCCTTCATTTCGAATGGCACAAAAATTAGGATTCAAAGAGAATAAAAAATACAATTTGTTCTCTTCGATCTATACTCCAATTTTGCATGAACCGAGTAGGACATGA
- a CDS encoding helix-turn-helix domain-containing protein, with protein sequence METIGISQGRLGEIEQDKTKPAADTLIQLRKQFNIDLNWLLHIK encoded by the coding sequence ATGGAGACAATCGGGATTTCACAAGGAAGATTGGGTGAGATCGAGCAGGATAAAACGAAACCCGCTGCAGACACATTGATTCAACTTAGAAAGCAGTTTAATATCGATTTAAACTGGCTTTTACATATTAAGTAG
- a CDS encoding serine hydrolase domain-containing protein — protein sequence MKKGFTLTLAAALVLTPLIPTNVMASSIAASVSSKTLEKIASEKAALLTEQYGIPSVQYALIDNGVITVSGQSGINDIEGKIPLTKETIYGIGSTSKMFTASAVMKLVDEGKINLDTPVVQYITDFKMEDERYKKITPRMLLNHSSGIQGSSLNSAFLFNDPDTYVHDSLLKNLSTQKLKAEPGAFSVYCNDGFTLAEILVERVSNKTFTAFIHDNFAVPLGMNHTMTPQDMVETSKFAGLYSPAYEGQLPTETTNAIGTGGIYSTAEDLVRFSQIFTGKRADVLSIKSAQAMEQEEYRKGLWPKDADNSMDFGLGWDSVRLFPFNNYGIKALVKGGDTQMYHSSLVVLPEQNMAAAVITSGGSSSINQLLASELLLQAMKEKGTIKEIKPDKSFGKPVKADMPKDLVKYAGYYSTQGDQWNVAIKDGELSLSGTFAPDQKFIYTKDETFVDEDGNTKVSFVKESNGRTYLWMSQYISVPELGQLAFSEYKAEKVEGVVLNKETADAWAKREGKSYYPVNEKFSSVANMSIIRPTIKTSEGYFNDIKITGANTAESLHQIPGTAGRDTLSILFYAKEGVEYLNAAATVYMSEDGVKPLYKGKSSITTIQADGYARWFSVPESAAGKKMIVKMPAKGGFMVYDETGALVNNTVISGKNEVVLPANGYIVFAGNAGSSFGITLVK from the coding sequence ATGAAAAAAGGATTCACATTGACGCTTGCAGCGGCCTTAGTTCTTACCCCACTTATTCCTACGAACGTAATGGCATCTAGCATCGCGGCTTCGGTTTCTTCTAAGACGCTAGAGAAGATTGCTTCTGAGAAAGCGGCGCTTCTAACTGAACAATATGGAATACCCAGCGTGCAGTATGCCTTGATCGATAATGGAGTGATTACAGTATCGGGACAATCAGGAATTAACGACATAGAAGGAAAAATCCCTTTAACGAAGGAAACCATCTATGGTATTGGCTCTACGAGCAAAATGTTTACCGCGTCAGCAGTCATGAAATTAGTGGATGAAGGTAAAATCAATCTCGATACCCCAGTCGTACAATATATTACGGACTTTAAGATGGAAGATGAGCGTTATAAAAAAATTACTCCGCGCATGCTATTGAATCATTCATCCGGTATTCAGGGTTCGAGTTTAAACAGTGCATTTTTATTCAATGATCCAGATACTTACGTACACGATTCGCTGCTAAAGAACTTGTCTACACAGAAATTAAAGGCAGAACCGGGAGCTTTTTCAGTGTATTGTAATGATGGATTCACGCTCGCAGAAATTCTTGTAGAAAGAGTCAGTAATAAGACATTTACTGCATTCATTCATGACAATTTTGCTGTACCTTTGGGTATGAACCATACTATGACGCCACAAGACATGGTAGAGACGAGCAAATTTGCCGGCCTTTACTCTCCTGCATATGAGGGCCAGCTTCCAACGGAGACGACTAATGCGATCGGTACAGGCGGAATCTACTCTACTGCGGAGGATTTGGTCCGATTCTCGCAAATCTTTACTGGGAAGAGAGCGGACGTACTCTCTATTAAATCAGCACAGGCTATGGAGCAAGAAGAGTATAGGAAGGGATTATGGCCCAAAGACGCTGATAACTCGATGGACTTCGGACTTGGTTGGGACAGCGTACGCTTATTCCCGTTCAATAATTATGGTATAAAAGCCCTCGTCAAAGGAGGAGACACACAGATGTATCATTCCTCCCTCGTCGTGCTTCCCGAGCAGAACATGGCGGCAGCAGTTATTACCTCAGGCGGTAGCTCCTCAATAAATCAGCTGCTAGCGAGTGAATTGCTCCTTCAGGCGATGAAAGAGAAGGGCACAATTAAAGAGATCAAGCCGGATAAATCATTTGGCAAGCCGGTTAAGGCTGACATGCCAAAAGATCTTGTGAAGTACGCAGGTTATTACAGCACTCAAGGCGATCAGTGGAATGTAGCTATAAAAGACGGGGAACTTTCATTGTCAGGAACGTTTGCTCCAGATCAGAAATTTATATATACAAAGGATGAAACCTTTGTCGATGAAGATGGAAACACAAAGGTTAGTTTTGTAAAAGAAAGCAACGGACGGACTTATTTGTGGATGAGCCAGTATATTTCGGTGCCTGAATTAGGCCAGCTTGCGTTTTCTGAATACAAGGCGGAGAAAGTGGAAGGTGTAGTACTGAATAAAGAAACGGCAGATGCGTGGGCCAAAAGAGAAGGGAAATCCTACTATCCAGTCAACGAGAAATTCAGTTCCGTTGCCAATATGAGCATTATTAGGCCAACAATAAAGACAAGCGAAGGCTATTTCAATGATATAAAAATAACAGGTGCCAATACGGCTGAGAGCCTGCATCAGATTCCTGGCACAGCAGGCCGAGATACACTGAGTATTCTTTTTTATGCTAAAGAGGGCGTAGAGTACCTTAATGCGGCTGCAACCGTGTATATGAGCGAGGACGGAGTGAAGCCACTGTATAAAGGCAAATCGTCGATAACTACGATTCAAGCGGATGGTTATGCCAGATGGTTCAGCGTTCCCGAATCAGCAGCTGGAAAGAAAATGATAGTCAAGATGCCAGCTAAAGGTGGTTTTATGGTATACGATGAAACGGGAGCACTAGTGAATAATACAGTCATTAGCGGTAAGAATGAAGTCGTACTGCCTGCGAATGGATATATCGTATTTGCTGGAAATGCCGGTTCTTCCTTCGGTATTACGTTAGTGAAATAG
- a CDS encoding ABC transporter permease, whose amino-acid sequence MGNLKSANQVQVLKEGPDLPLLTMWRVLRAHKLAMAGLTVLVIFVVAAIFAPLITPYAFDQGDLLNTNQPPSYKHWFGTDYGGRDIYTRIVYGARLSLWVGLSSVLVSVVVGSILGLLAGYYGRWIDMLVSRLFDIMLAFPSILLAIAIVAMLGPSLQNALLSIAIINVPTFGRLIRSKVVSLKEEDFVLAARSIGMKDRRILFLHILPNCWTPIIVNGTMSIGTAILEAAALGFLGMGAQPPEPEWGKMLADSKDYLLKAPWTVLAPGLSIMLTVIGFNLLGDGLRDVSDPRNKG is encoded by the coding sequence ATGGGAAATCTAAAGAGTGCCAACCAAGTTCAAGTGTTGAAGGAGGGTCCGGACCTGCCGCTACTAACGATGTGGCGGGTGCTGAGAGCCCATAAGCTAGCTATGGCTGGATTGACCGTGCTTGTCATTTTTGTCGTTGCTGCGATTTTCGCGCCTCTGATTACTCCGTACGCCTTCGATCAAGGGGATCTTCTCAATACGAATCAGCCACCCTCTTATAAGCACTGGTTCGGAACGGATTATGGCGGAAGGGACATCTACACGCGTATCGTCTATGGAGCACGTCTCTCGCTCTGGGTTGGACTTTCGTCCGTGCTTGTCTCCGTTGTGGTCGGCTCAATTCTGGGCCTGCTAGCCGGATATTATGGCAGATGGATCGACATGCTCGTCTCCCGTCTGTTTGATATTATGCTGGCTTTTCCAAGCATCCTGCTGGCGATCGCCATTGTGGCCATGCTGGGGCCGTCCTTGCAAAACGCGCTGCTGTCTATCGCTATCATTAATGTGCCAACGTTCGGTCGTCTGATTCGCTCCAAGGTCGTTAGTCTTAAGGAAGAAGATTTCGTACTGGCGGCCAGATCAATCGGGATGAAGGACAGGCGGATTTTGTTCCTGCATATTCTGCCTAACTGTTGGACTCCGATCATAGTTAACGGTACGATGTCTATCGGTACGGCTATACTAGAAGCTGCCGCGCTAGGATTTCTCGGTATGGGTGCCCAGCCACCGGAGCCAGAGTGGGGCAAGATGCTAGCAGATTCCAAGGATTATCTACTTAAGGCTCCTTGGACAGTGCTAGCTCCAGGCTTGTCCATCATGCTCACAGTTATCGGATTCAATCTGTTAGGCGATGGCCTAAGAGACGTGAGTGATCCAAGAAATAAAGGTTGA
- a CDS encoding ABC transporter permease — protein sequence MLAYSLRRIAMLVPVLFGMTIIVFMIIHAIPGDPAVIILGQKANPEAVAALHASLGLDKPWYVQYFSYLKQLATGDLGTSIQTKTAISSEIRPYLTATFELTGFSMLFAVFIGVNAGIISAWRQNSWFDYTAMLIALIGVSMPVFWLGLMEQWIFAQKLHWLPSIGRVNVRDPVDAITGFYMLDTLIAQRYDQFVDVLKHLVLPGIAMGTIPMAMIARITRSGMLEAMTSDYIRTARSKGVSEFFVVYKHALKNAFIPVLTVIGLQTGMLLGGAVLTETIFGWPGIGRYIYSAISNRDYPVIQSGILIIAVIFVFINLIVDLLYAYFDPRIKNK from the coding sequence TTGCTAGCCTACTCCTTGCGTCGTATTGCCATGCTCGTTCCTGTTCTTTTTGGCATGACCATAATCGTCTTTATGATCATTCATGCCATCCCCGGCGATCCGGCTGTCATTATCCTTGGCCAAAAAGCCAATCCAGAAGCGGTTGCTGCGCTCCATGCCAGCCTGGGGCTGGACAAGCCCTGGTACGTTCAGTACTTCAGCTATTTAAAGCAGCTCGCAACCGGCGATTTGGGCACATCTATACAGACCAAGACGGCGATTTCAAGCGAAATAAGGCCGTATCTGACGGCTACCTTCGAGCTGACTGGATTCAGTATGCTCTTCGCAGTCTTTATTGGAGTTAATGCAGGTATCATATCTGCTTGGCGCCAAAATTCATGGTTCGATTATACCGCCATGTTAATCGCCCTAATCGGTGTATCAATGCCCGTGTTCTGGCTGGGACTGATGGAACAATGGATTTTCGCCCAAAAGCTCCATTGGCTTCCGTCGATTGGCAGAGTTAACGTACGCGATCCGGTGGATGCCATTACGGGCTTTTATATGCTGGATACACTGATTGCTCAACGATATGATCAGTTTGTAGATGTGTTAAAGCATCTTGTGTTGCCGGGTATCGCGATGGGAACCATTCCCATGGCCATGATCGCTCGGATTACCAGATCTGGGATGCTGGAGGCCATGACCTCCGACTATATTCGAACGGCACGCTCCAAAGGAGTTAGCGAATTTTTCGTGGTATATAAGCATGCGTTGAAAAATGCGTTCATTCCAGTGCTCACCGTGATTGGGCTACAGACGGGGATGCTTCTGGGTGGGGCTGTACTCACGGAAACTATTTTCGGCTGGCCGGGCATTGGGCGTTATATTTACTCGGCAATTTCTAACCGTGATTATCCTGTCATTCAGTCTGGGATTCTAATTATAGCCGTCATCTTTGTGTTCATTAATCTCATAGTGGATCTTCTGTACGCATATTTCGATCCGCGGATCAAGAACAAATAA
- a CDS encoding ABC transporter ATP-binding protein has protein sequence MGEWLEVKSLKSYYPIKKGLLGRTVGMVKAVDGVSFTIRQGETFSLVGESGCGKSTTGRSILRLTEPSEGSVYFQGQDILKLGKEELRKLRRDMQMVFQDPLSSLNPRHTVGKILEEPLIVHGLGNSSERKRSVREMLEIVGLPAEAAWRYPHQFSGGQRQRIGIARALIVRPKLIVADEPVSALDVSIQSQVINLMKDLQRDFGLTYLFISHDLGVVRHISDRVGVMYLGRLVEVADKKDLFNRPLHPYTQALLSAVPNSDPDAKRERVLLGGDMPSAAHAPSGCAFHTRCPYAMELCSNVSPPLIERECGHVVACHLDPAESEGTPSC, from the coding sequence TTGGGCGAGTGGCTTGAAGTTAAAAGTCTAAAATCCTATTACCCTATCAAAAAGGGACTGCTCGGAAGAACGGTCGGGATGGTCAAAGCCGTGGACGGAGTTTCTTTTACCATTAGGCAAGGGGAGACGTTCAGTCTTGTCGGCGAGAGCGGATGTGGCAAATCCACGACAGGTCGATCTATTTTGCGGCTGACCGAGCCTTCTGAAGGATCTGTTTATTTCCAGGGTCAGGACATTCTGAAGCTTGGCAAGGAAGAGCTACGTAAGCTGCGACGAGATATGCAGATGGTTTTTCAAGATCCTCTTTCCTCACTCAATCCCCGCCATACGGTGGGAAAAATATTAGAAGAGCCGCTGATCGTTCATGGCTTGGGCAATTCTAGCGAGCGAAAGCGCAGCGTGCGAGAGATGCTTGAAATCGTCGGCTTACCCGCTGAAGCAGCGTGGCGTTATCCGCATCAATTCAGTGGAGGACAACGCCAACGGATTGGCATCGCTCGGGCGCTAATCGTAAGACCGAAGCTAATTGTAGCAGATGAGCCGGTATCAGCGCTCGATGTATCGATTCAATCGCAAGTCATCAACCTGATGAAGGATTTGCAGCGGGATTTTGGATTGACCTATTTGTTCATCTCCCATGACCTTGGGGTTGTTCGACATATAAGCGACAGAGTTGGTGTGATGTACTTGGGGCGGCTTGTGGAAGTGGCGGATAAGAAGGATCTGTTCAACCGACCTCTGCATCCCTATACCCAAGCTTTGTTATCAGCCGTTCCAAATTCCGATCCAGACGCCAAGCGAGAGAGAGTTTTGCTTGGTGGCGACATGCCTAGCGCCGCACATGCTCCTTCCGGCTGTGCTTTTCACACCCGTTGTCCTTATGCAATGGAGCTTTGCTCGAATGTTAGTCCTCCATTAATAGAGAGAGAATGCGGACACGTGGTCGCCTGCCATCTAGATCCAGCCGAAAGCGAGGGGACTCCGTCTTGCTAG
- a CDS encoding ABC transporter ATP-binding protein, whose protein sequence is MNPPVLEVKRLRIAFGSKHGFLSAIEDLDLTIHEGERVGIVGESGSGKSITSLAVMGLLQGPPGKIAVEGEIHFKGEELTKTASKRMRQLRGNELAMIFQEPMTSLNPVFTIGDQIGEAIRIHTRVGKKEAKRLAVEALKRVGIPRAEEAAREYPHQLSGGMRQRVMIAIATVCNPSLLIADEPTTALDVTIQAQILDLLRSLNEESGTAIMLITHDLGVVAEFCNRVLVMYAGHVVEEGDVRTILKHPKHPYTTALLESAPGRDDRDTLASIPGSMPALGTVTQGCRFASRCSYTMNLCREQNPPLFQVADGHLSRCWLNQKNGEEE, encoded by the coding sequence ATGAATCCTCCTGTTCTTGAAGTTAAACGTTTGAGAATTGCTTTCGGCTCCAAACACGGCTTCCTATCGGCTATCGAAGATTTGGATTTGACGATACATGAAGGGGAGCGGGTAGGGATTGTTGGCGAATCTGGTTCTGGCAAAAGTATAACCTCGCTTGCGGTGATGGGGCTTTTGCAAGGACCTCCAGGTAAAATCGCCGTAGAAGGGGAAATCCACTTCAAAGGAGAGGAATTGACGAAGACCGCCTCCAAACGAATGAGACAACTCCGTGGAAATGAGCTGGCGATGATATTCCAGGAGCCGATGACGTCCCTTAATCCGGTATTTACGATTGGCGACCAAATTGGAGAAGCGATTCGCATCCATACCCGTGTGGGGAAGAAAGAGGCAAAGAGACTTGCGGTGGAAGCTTTAAAAAGGGTAGGCATTCCCCGTGCGGAGGAGGCGGCTCGCGAGTACCCGCATCAGCTATCTGGAGGCATGCGCCAGAGGGTCATGATCGCCATTGCCACGGTTTGCAATCCAAGTCTGCTCATTGCCGATGAACCGACAACGGCGCTGGATGTCACAATTCAAGCACAAATCCTGGATCTACTTCGCTCCCTTAATGAAGAGTCAGGTACTGCGATCATGCTCATTACCCACGATCTCGGAGTCGTTGCGGAGTTCTGCAATAGAGTTCTCGTTATGTACGCTGGCCATGTGGTGGAGGAGGGGGATGTTCGTACGATTCTGAAGCATCCCAAGCATCCTTATACAACAGCTTTACTAGAGTCTGCTCCAGGTCGTGATGATCGGGACACGCTTGCATCCATTCCTGGAAGCATGCCTGCTCTCGGAACGGTGACGCAAGGCTGCCGATTTGCTTCCCGTTGCTCCTATACGATGAATCTGTGTAGGGAGCAGAATCCACCGCTGTTCCAAGTAGCTGATGGCCATTTGTCGCGCTGCTGGCTAAATCAGAAGAATGGGGAGGAGGAATGA
- a CDS encoding ABC transporter substrate-binding protein, giving the protein MKKQRILQTFIGLIALAIIISGCSGANKNASESSNPSESVNPSSPAASQGSKTLIFGRSSDSVGLDLSTTTDGESYRVAVNILETLVVYDPNNKKISPKLAESWIISEDGLTYTFKLREGVKFQDGTDFNAEAVAFNFKRWMDKSNPLHNEEGFPYYESIFGGYSGDANHVIAGVSVVDPYSVEFKLTKPISSFLSNLAIPNFGIASPDALNNTSSNFNKNPVGTGPFKVVDWKANDTITLEKNASYWQQGLPKLDKLVFKVVPDQNARLTALQTGEVDMIDGVNPEDANTVQQNGDLQLFETPSLNVGYLGFDTGKAPFDNVKVREAIAGIVDKQALINAFWAGKATPAINPIPPVFMGYNSDITDRTVDLDKSKQLLAEAGYPDGFKTTIWATSVSRIYMPNGEKVAQALQEQLKKINIDAKIQTLEWASYIEKLSSHKDTDMFLSGWISDTADPDNFLFPLFNKDSTYNFTSYKNDEVNNLLQQGQVETDSTKREQQYKKIQELLFQDAPLVPIAHANYFVAAAKKVSGFVISPTGANESFANVDLQ; this is encoded by the coding sequence ATGAAAAAACAACGGATTTTACAAACATTTATTGGACTTATCGCATTGGCGATTATTATAAGCGGCTGCAGTGGAGCGAATAAAAATGCAAGTGAAAGTAGCAATCCTAGCGAAAGTGTCAACCCTAGCTCCCCGGCAGCTTCTCAGGGCAGCAAAACTTTGATTTTTGGTCGTTCTTCAGATTCGGTGGGCTTGGATCTTTCAACTACGACAGATGGCGAGTCTTATCGCGTAGCGGTTAACATTCTGGAAACACTGGTCGTCTACGATCCAAACAACAAGAAAATCTCCCCTAAGCTTGCGGAGAGCTGGATCATTTCTGAAGACGGATTGACTTACACATTCAAGCTTCGCGAGGGTGTTAAGTTCCAGGATGGAACGGACTTCAATGCCGAGGCGGTCGCATTCAACTTCAAGCGTTGGATGGACAAGAGCAATCCATTGCATAACGAAGAAGGATTCCCCTACTACGAGAGCATCTTCGGCGGTTACTCGGGCGATGCCAACCATGTCATTGCAGGCGTATCAGTTGTAGATCCTTACTCGGTGGAATTTAAGCTGACTAAGCCGATCTCTTCGTTCCTTAGTAATCTAGCGATTCCGAACTTTGGCATTGCTTCGCCGGATGCGCTGAATAACACTTCCAGCAATTTCAATAAAAATCCTGTTGGTACAGGACCGTTCAAAGTGGTAGATTGGAAAGCAAACGACACGATCACACTGGAGAAAAATGCGAGCTACTGGCAGCAAGGGCTTCCAAAGCTTGATAAACTTGTTTTCAAAGTCGTTCCTGACCAAAATGCTCGTCTAACGGCGTTGCAGACTGGGGAAGTCGACATGATCGACGGCGTCAACCCGGAGGATGCGAATACGGTTCAACAGAACGGTGACCTTCAATTGTTCGAAACACCTTCATTAAATGTTGGCTATCTGGGCTTTGATACTGGTAAAGCGCCGTTCGACAACGTGAAGGTGCGTGAAGCTATCGCCGGTATTGTCGATAAACAAGCTTTGATTAACGCTTTCTGGGCAGGTAAGGCTACACCGGCAATCAACCCAATACCTCCAGTATTTATGGGCTACAACAGCGATATCACGGACAGAACGGTCGATTTGGACAAGTCGAAGCAATTGCTCGCCGAAGCAGGTTATCCGGACGGCTTCAAGACCACAATCTGGGCAACCTCCGTATCACGGATTTATATGCCGAACGGAGAGAAAGTAGCGCAGGCGTTACAAGAGCAATTGAAAAAAATCAATATCGACGCTAAGATTCAAACATTGGAGTGGGCAAGTTACATTGAGAAGCTAAGCTCTCACAAAGACACCGATATGTTCCTATCGGGCTGGATCAGTGATACAGCCGATCCGGACAACTTCTTGTTCCCTTTATTCAACAAAGACAGTACTTATAATTTCACCAGCTACAAGAACGATGAAGTGAACAATTTGTTGCAACAGGGACAGGTCGAGACTGATAGCACCAAGAGAGAGCAACAATACAAGAAAATTCAGGAGCTGCTGTTCCAAGACGCACCACTCGTGCCGATTGCACATGCGAACTATTTCGTTGCAGCTGCCAAAAAGGTTTCCGGTTTCGTTATCTCTCCTACCGGTGCCAATGAGAGTTTTGCCAACGTAGACTTACAATAG
- a CDS encoding Rieske (2Fe-2S) protein — protein sequence MSEQWNRHEVCAEGELLPGMRKVITIRKQEVVVLNVDGQLYAIQNRCPHMGVPLEYGAVCGTMVPSEPGSHVYGCHNMIIKCPLHGWEYSLESGQNIFALEKVKIRTYKVNVDDNTVYVLTPIR from the coding sequence ATGAGTGAACAATGGAATCGGCATGAGGTTTGCGCCGAGGGGGAACTGCTTCCCGGGATGCGTAAGGTCATAACGATCCGAAAGCAGGAGGTTGTCGTTCTGAACGTGGACGGCCAACTGTACGCAATCCAGAATCGGTGTCCCCATATGGGAGTGCCGCTTGAATACGGCGCGGTATGCGGAACAATGGTTCCTAGCGAACCGGGCTCTCATGTCTACGGTTGTCATAATATGATTATCAAATGCCCCCTGCATGGCTGGGAATATTCGTTGGAGAGCGGGCAAAATATTTTCGCCTTGGAGAAGGTTAAAATTCGAACTTACAAGGTTAACGTAGACGATAACACCGTTTATGTATTGACCCCCATAAGATAA